A region of the bacterium genome:
TAAATTAAAAGAGTTTCTTGCGCTTTGCGTTTTTGTTTTTCAGCAGGAAAAACATCTAGTGTTTTGAGATTGTCTTTACGATCAAGCAAACGGATAAAAATTACCCTGATATCTTTAATAGAGCTTAAAATCAATTTTTGCAGACGCAAAATATTTTTTCTTTCATTTTCCGAGCCAGCGAAATTTAATCTTGCTTTGGTTTGAATTCTTCCAATAACTGAGACTCCATCTACTAAATTGGCTACCTCTTTGCCAAACTCTTGTTTTATTCTTTCTAAACTAATTTTGGTGTCTTCGCAGACATCATGCAAAAGCCCTGCAGCTATAACTTCTTTTTCCATCTTGTAATCAGCTAAATACTTAGCCACTCTTAGGGGATGATTAAAGTACAGTTCTCCTGAGGTTCTTTTCTGGTTTTGGTGTGCTTTTTGGGCAAACAGAAAAGCTTTTTTGACAAACCCCTTGTCTTTTTTAGACATGTAAGACAGCTTTTGCCAAAAAGAGGTCTTCATTTAATCTTTCAGATTCTTTGTTTACTTTTTCTTTTAAGATTAAGGGTAAGGTGCTTTTTATTTGAAGAAAGGGTTGTTTTTATCTTATCACCTTCTTTTATTTCCCCAAAAAGAAGCTTTTCTGAAACTCTATCTTCAATCTCCCGCATAATTAAACGCCTAATAGGTCTTGCTCCCAGATGGGGATCAAAACCTTTTTTCGCCAAAAAACGAAGAGTAGAACTATCTGCTTCCAAAAAGATTTTCTTTTGCTTTAGTCTTTGTTGAAGTTCTTTGAGTTGGATCTTTACTATCTCTTTAACATCTGCTACGGATAAAGGGTTAAAAATTATAATTTTATCTAAACGGTTTAAAAACTCTGGAGGAAAAAAACTTTTGACCTCCTTTATTATTTTCTTTTTGGCGCTTGTAAACCTTTTTAAAAAACCTTGTTTATCTCCTTGTTTTTGAACAAGACGGAAACCGATCTCTGCTTCCTGATTTAACTCCTTTACCCCTAAGTTAGAAGTCATAATAATCACTGTATTTTTAAAACTCACTTTGCGACCCTGAGCATCAGTAAGGTAGCCATCTTCTAAAACCTGAAGTAGCATATTAAAAACTTCTGAGTGGGCTTTTTCTATTTCGTCAAAAAGAATAACTGAATATGGTTTCCGCCTGACCTGTTCAGTCAGTTTACCACCTTCTTCATAACCAACATATCCGGGAGGTGCTCCTACTAAGCGGGAAACATTGTGTTTTTCCATAAACTCAGACATATCAATTTTTATTAGGGCGTCTTTAGAGCCAAAAAGAACTTCAGCCAACACTTTGGCTGTTTCGGTTTTGCCTACTCCTGTAGGACCCAAAAAGATAAAAGAACCAATAGGCCTGTCTTCTGCCCTGACACCAGCAGAGGAACGCTTTATGGCTCGCGCTACCTCATATATAGCTTGATCTTGACCAATTATTTTACTTTTCATTCTCTCCTCTAAACGTTGATATTTTTTCCTTTCTTCAATAGCCAACTCGCCTACAGGAATCCCTGTCCATTGAGAAACCACCACCGCAATATCTTTACGTGTTATTCGTCCCAATATCTTTTTGCTTGTTGCTCCTTTTTTGAAATCTTCGATCTCCTTCTTGAGTTTCTCTTCTTTATCTTTAAAGAGAGCTGCCTTTTCAAAATCCTGTCTGTTTACTGCTTTTTCTTTTTGTTTTACCACTTTTTCAAGCTGTTTTTCTAGGCGGGCAATTTTTCGTGAAGGGATATCGGTCTGCACTTTCACCCCTTTAGCTGAAGCTGCTTCGTCAATGAGATCAATGGCTTTATCTGGGAAAAAGCGATCATGGATGTACTTTTGGCTAAACTCTACCGCTGACTTAAGTGCGTCTTGGGTTATTTTTACCCGGTGAAACTTTTCATAGTAGTCTTTGATACCTTTAAGTATATCTAAAGTCTCAGCCGGAGTTGGCTCTCCTATTAAAACCGGCTGCAGTCTTCTTTCAAAAGCAGAATCCTTTTCAATGTGTTTCCGGTATTCGTCCAAAGTGGTTGCACCAATAAGACGAAGCTCACCTCTGGCTAAAGGCGGCTTAATAATGTTAGCCGCATCTATTGATCCTTCAGCTGCTCCTGCACCTACAACAGTGTGTATTTCGTCAATAAAGAGAATAACATCTTTATCTCTCTTTATCTCTTCAACGATTTTTTTAATCCTTTTTTCAAACTCTCCTCTGTATTTTGTACCTGCTACTAAAAGACCAAGATCAAGGGCTAACACTCTTTTATTAGCTAAGCTAAAAGGCACCTGCCCTAAAGTAATTTTTTGTGCCAGACCTTCAACAATAGCTGTTTTACCTACGCCCGGTTCGCCAATAAGCACAGGGTTGTTCTTTTTGCGGCGGTTTAAAATTTGGATTACTCTTTGGATCTCTTTTTCGCGGCCAATAACAGGATCTATTTCACCTTTTTTTGCTTTTTTTGTTAAATCAGTGGCAAACAGGTCTAAAGTCGGGGTTTTGGATTTTGTTTTTGCTCTTTTAGGTGATCCTTGAGAGAAAAAACTGGGAAAAGGAAAATCTAAAAAACCAAACTCACCTGAATCCAAAAAACCACCCCTTTCTTCTTCAGGGATATTAGTGTCTTTAAAATTCTTTTCTTCTTCTAATCTTTGAAACAACATTCTTTTTAATTTTTCTAAATCTACCCCTATTTTACGCAAGAGCAAATTAGCAGAAAACTGGCGGTTTTGTAATGTAGCTAAAAGTAAATGTATAGTAGATATTTCTCCTGAACGAGACTGAAAAGCCAAAGTAAAGCTCTGCTTTAAAATTTCTTTTATTTCCTGCGAAGGCAAACCTTTTTTCTCTTCTTTTTTGGGGCTAAATTGAAAAACACTATTTAAGGCTGACAAAGAAATGCCTAATTCATCCAAAACAACATAAGCTTTAGATTCTTTCATTGTCGCGATCGCTAAAAGTAAATGATTAGAACCCAATTGTTCTTTTAGTGAATGAGCAATCCTTTCAGATTTAAATAAAGCTTCTTTAGCTTCTTTAGAAAAACGAGAAGCAAAATCTTCCATAGCTTTACAAATATACCATCTTTGTCAAGCAAAAACAAGGTGTCTTGGAAGCAAAGTTTAAGTTTTCCACTTATTAACTTATTGGTTCGTAATTATCTGCTATAATAGAATAAATAACAAAACAAACTAAAAACACTATGCGAAGAGTTTTATTTCTTTTCTTATTATTAGGGTTAATCTTCTTTTTTTCTCCTTTGCCGACAAAAGCTGCTGTTGGCGAACTTGACCAAGCAAATGAAGTAGATGCTTCAGATAACTCTATTGCTATCCGCTCCCACCAAGAAATCTGCCAAACTTTCATCCCTACTCTTAATCGACTTAATCAAGTTGGTTTTTTTGTTGAAAAAGCCACCTTAGGCGAACTGATAAATGTAATTGTAAAAGATCTTACTGCTAATGAAACAATTACCACTACTACAGCCACTATTGATACAACTGATGGCTGGAATGTGGCTCCTTTTACAGCTAAAAAAGTTTATCCTGACCACCTGTATTCTCTTTGTTTAAACACAAACTCATTCACCACAGAATGGTCCTACAAAGACTACAATAGCTATACTAAAGGCAATGCTGTTATTGATTCTAGTGCAGATTTAAATAAAGATTTTGGCTTTTTGACATTTGGTTTTAACGAAAATGAAGAAAATCCTCCTGCTGATGAAAACCAAAACCAAAACACTAATAATACTCCTGACACATCAACTGAAAGTTCAGAAATATCCGCCCCTTCAAACTTTCAAGCTCAGGATGTGCCTAATGACCAAGGAAAAGCAATTAAACTCACCTGGCAAGCTCCTGACGGAGAGATAGACGGCTACAATATCTATCGCCGCCAATCATCAGATGAAGAGTTTAAAAAGATCGGTTCAACTAAAAACAATGTTTTGGTTTATATTGACGAAAGCGTCTCTCCTAATACAGAGTATGAATACCAAATTACTGCTTACAAGGGAGAAAAAGAGTCTTCTGCTTCCAGCACAGCCAAAGCTAAAGCTATTGACAACCTTGCTCCGCAAAAACCCAAAAGCTTAGAAGTAAAAGTCAACCAAGACGGCAATTTGCTTGAGCTCAGTTGGGAAGCAAATACAGAAGAAGATTTAGCCGCTTATATTCTCACCATAGAAAATAAAGAAGGAAAAATTCTGTTTTTAGAGGAAATTAACAAAGATAAAACTACCTACAAAACAGATAAACTTGATCTTTCTCAGGAATATGTTTTCAAATTACAGGCTAAAGACAGCTCAGGTAATGTATCTGGAGCCAATAAGTTTGAGTATCAGCCGGGCTTAAAATTAGCGCAGATTGAAGAAGAAAAACAAGCTGCAGACAATCGCCTAAAAACTTACTTAGGCATCATTTTTGCCTTGTTGGCAATTGCTGGCTCTGTTTCTATTGTAGTTTACAATCGCCGCAAAAAAAGAAAAAACAAAATAGAGATAAAAACTAAGTAAGCATTATGGTGCCCCCAAAGTTTTTTACTGATCCAAGTCCAGAGGAAAACAAAAGCAAAGAAGAGTTAAGCTTTGCAGAAAGACCAGAAACAGCTCCATTTCCCGGAATGCTTCCTTATGACTTTGTAGAAATTAACCCTCGCACTCCTCCTGAAGAAGTTGATTATGACTTGGGTATTGAGATAACTGAACCAAAACTTCTAAAAGAAGGGGTGCCAAATTTGGACCACCATGGTCCAGGCACTGATACAGAAACTCCTTCTGCTTGCGAACAGGCATTAAATGCAGAACTCCCACCTGAAAAAGCAAAAATAGCTACTGTGCGCCTAGATCCAGACTCCTTAACTGCAATGGCTGTTTTGGCGATCAGGAAAAAAGGAGACGAAGTTTTGCTTAACCGTGAATTAGTGCATTTAGTAAGCCGCCTAGATCGTTTAGGACTTCGGGAACTACAAAATATTACTGATACTGATGAAGAAATTTACTTAGCTCTTTCCTCAATTGCTTTTGACAGAGACATGGATACAGATAAAAAAGTTGAGCTGGCTGTAGATATTTTACAAGGAAGATATGATCCAAAAGAAGTGAAACAAAGAGCAGAAAAAGTAAAAGAGGAAAAACAAAAAGCGCGAGAAGCAAGTGAAATAATGGAAATCGTTCCCCAAAAATTAGTAGTAGTTATCTCTAAAGATCGTTTTGCTACCCAGTTAGGTTATGAATATGCTCCTGTAGTGATTGCCTTTAATCCAGAAATGCCTGTTTTAGGGCGGGGGGAAGATGGCAAATTGTCTCCCACAGGCGAAACTTATAAAAAATTTACTGTTTGCAAATACGATGAACACGTGCCAGCTGATCTAGAAGGCGCTTTAAAAGAACTTCAACAAGCAGAAGAAAACAAAGCTAAAGAACAAAGCCTTGAACTAAAAGGAAACTGGGGTGGAAGAAACACTATTTTTGGTTCGCCTCAAAACAGGAGTTCACTTTTAAGTTTGGGAGAAGTAATAGATATCGTTAAAAAACACCTTTCTTAAATCTATAATTATTCTTTTTCTTCTTTTTTGGCTTTGCTTTTTTCTTCCTCTGCTTCTTTCTCTTTCTTTTTTTCTTCAGCTTCCTTATCTTTTTTCTTGTTCTTTTTTGCTTTTTCTTTATCCTGTAAAGCAAAAACATCGATTTCATAACCGGTTAATTTGGAAGCTAAACGCACATTTCTCCCTTGTTTGCCAATAGCCAAGGAAAGCTGATCCGGCTCAACCAAAACCTCTGCCTGTTTTTTCTTTTTATCAACCTTAATCTCCTTAACTTTAGCTGGAGATAAGGCATTGGTAATGAACTTTTTGGGATCTTTGTCCCAAAGAATAATATCTATCTTTTCCTCACCGCCAATTTCATTAAGAACTGTTTGTACTCTGGTGCCTCGTTGACCTACGCAAGAACCAACTGGATCCACGCTCTCTTCAGAGGCTTTAACCGCTATTTTGGTTCTAAAGCCAGCTTCCCGGACAACCTTTTTAATCTGAACTACACCTGAAGAAATTTCAGGCACTTCTGTCCTGAATAAAGCCTCTACTAAATACTCTGAGGCTCTGGAAACTATAATTGAGGGTCCTTTTTGAGTTATCTCCACTGATAAAACCACTACTCTTATTCTTTTACCCGGATAATACTCTTCAGTAGGATTTTGCTCTTGGGGCGGCAAGAGAGCAATAGCTTTACCAAGATCTACTAATACATTTTTGCCTTCTACCTGTTGAACTACACTATAAATAACTTTACCTACTTTATCTTTATACTCATTGTAAGCTTCTGATTTTTCTACCTCACGAATCTTTTGGATAATCACCTGCTTGGCTGTCTGGGCGGCAATACGGCCAAATCTATCCTTATAAGGCAAAACCTTCTTGATTTCATCACCAATTTTGGCGTCTTTTTTGATTTTTTTTGCCTCTTTAAGATCAATCTGCCTTTCAGGAAATTTCACTTCATCTACCACTTCAAAAACTTGGTAAAATTTTGGTTTTAGAGTCTTTTGGTCTAACTCTACCTCTGCTTTGGCTTCTCCAGAAAGATACTCTTTGCGATAAGCAGCTGCTAAGGCTGCTTCCACCACTTCAAAAACCCTATCTTCAGGCAAATCTCTTTCAGCACAAATTTGCTTGATAGCGGCTAAAAACTCAGATGTTTCAATTTTAACCATAGCTGATTTTACTTTTAAAAATGGCTGGCTTGCGCCAACCTCTGTTTTAAGATATCAGAGAACTAAAAAGTTGTCAAATAAAAATATAAACCCTAAATTTTTTAAGCTGAATCTTTAAACACTAGCCAAGGAAAAACAAAAACAGCAATCCAGATTCGCTTAAGGCGTTTTTTAGGTTCAAGTATCAATCGCCAAAACCACTCTAATCCTAAACTGCGCATAATCTTTGGTGCCCTTCTAATTTTGCCGGCTACAAAATCAAAAGTCCCCCCTACGCCGATTGCTACCAAAGGTTTAGGCAAGTTTTTGAGGTTATAAGCGATCCATTTCTCTTGCTTGGGAGAGCCAAAAGCAACAAACAGCAGTTGGGGTTGAGTGATTTGGATTTTTTTAACTAGGTGGGGAGTTTTTAATTTCTCAATCACCCCTCCGCTAGTTGCTTCTACAACCTTCAATTGCGGAAACCTAATTTTTATTTTTTGAGCAGTGAGTTTAGCCACCCCTCGTCCTCCCCCCAAAAGAAAAACTCGCCATTTTTTTCTTTCTGCTAAAGTCAAAAGATCCCAAAAAATATCTGAACCAGATATTTTTTCTGGGAAAACATTAAAAATCTTCTGCCAAAAGGGAACCAAAATTAAAGAAAATAAGAACCAAAACATCCGCCTAAAATGTCCCAAATAACCCCTTGCCTTCCTCGTTTTTTCTTTAAAATATCCGGCCCAAAGAACCCCTACTCCATCGGGAACATTAAAGGTTTGTTGTAAAATTTTAAAAAACTCCCTGTCTTTTTGGGCTTCTACTAAAAATTCAGGATTTACTGTGGATGCCTGCAGTTGCTGGTTTTGAGAGATAGTGAATCTTACCTTTTTAAGGAAATTTTTTTTAGAAACCTTAAAAACAGGTACTTTTAAAATACTCATTTTATTTTTAATCTTTGCTTTCACTTCTTCTTTTCCTGATTTATCTGTCTTTTTCATAACCTAATTTTTATATTCCAACATTCTTAAGAACATTGGAATGTTTTTGTACTGACTACTTTTTCTTTTTTATCAGTTTTTTAATTTTTTGTTTTTGGTTAATTTTCACAATTTTTAAAAGACGCTTTTTAAAATGGGAAAAATCAAATTTTTCTGCTTGCTGACGCAGAACTTGAGGCGAAAAACTCTCTTTTCTGCTTAAAAACTCATCAATTGCTTTTATTAATGCTTTTTCTGTTTGTTCATTAAAAAACACACCTGTCTGCTCTGTAATTGTTTCTAAAACCCCGCCTTTATTATAAGCAATAACAGGCGTTCCTGAGGCTAGTGCTTCAAGAGGAACCAAGCCAAAATCCTCTATTTGAGGAAAGATCACTGCCAGAGCCTGAGCATAAAGTTTTCTCAACTCTTTTTCAGAAACAAAACCTAAAAATTCGATGTTTTTGGCGCCCTGAGCCATTTTTTTAAGCCTTTTTAGCTCCTGCCCTTTACCAACAATTTTGAGTTTTAGATTTTTATTTTTAAAAGCCCTGACTACTAAATCAACTTTTTTATAAGGAGATAGACGGGATACCACTAAAAAATAATCCTTTTTACAAATTCCCACTTTATACTTTTTTACCCTGATAGAAGGATACAAAACATTGGCTTTTCTCTGGTAGTATTTTTCTATCCGCTTTTTAATATTTTTTGAATTAGCCAAAACTACATCTGGTCTTTGTGCCGCCAAATAATCCCAACGCCTTTGAAAACAAAAAATAGTTCGCAGTAAAGCCAATGAGAATCTCTTTGAGGTGTGTTCTTTTAAATAGGGGTGAGTATAGTCCCAAAGATAGCGTGTAGGTGAGTGAATATAACTTAAATGCAGAGTGTGGGTAGAAGTCAAGGTCCCCTTAGCATAAGAGTTGCAGTTAGAAATCACTAAATCGTAATTGTCTAAATTAAAACTCTCCACTGCATAAGGCGCCCAAAGTCTTACCAAAGGAGTAAAAAACTGAACTTTTTTAAGATTGGAAACAAAAAGGCGGTGCCTTAAAAGACGTTTTTGCACCCATACAGGCAATTTTTTGGAAGAATAAGTTAAAACATAAAGGTCAGCTTGGGGAAAAACGTCTAAAATATCCATTAGCACCCTTTCTGCTCCTCCAAAAGCAGTCAGATATTCATGGACTACTGCAACTCTCATTGCTCTATGTTAGTTTGTGCCCAAGCTAAACTCAAACCTAAATAAATAGCTAAGACACCATCAGCTAAAGTATGTAAAAAGAAAGAGCTGACCAACAAGGAAAGAAAAAGACAAAACACTGCTTTAGTTTTTAAGCTTTGTTTCTGCCAAAATTCCCAAAGCAAAACTAAAACTGGTAAAAGAAAGAAAACCAACCCCAACCATCCTGTTTCCAACCCGATCTGCAAATAGTAGTTTTCAGATATAAAAGCATTTTTTAGCCACTGGGAAGCCGGTCCTACTTTGCCTAAACCAATACCCCAAGGTGTTGACAAAAAACTATGCCAAGCATCCCTTAAAGAAACCCAATGCCAAGCAGAAGAAGAAGGACGGATAAATATCTCATAAAAACGTGCCTTAAAAACATAAGCCAATACGGCTAAAACACCAATACCAAAGCCTAAAATACCTGCTTTTAATTTAATGTTAGTCCGAGCAATCAAAAAAACAAACAAAGACAAACCAATTATTCCCCCTAGCCAAGCTGATCGGGAAAAAGTAAGGCCCAAAACCAACAAGGAAAGAGAAGCCGCCACCCAATTAAGATATTTGGACCTTGTCCCACCTCCCAAAGCTAAAAACAGAACTATCAGACAAAAACTTGCTAATTGATTAGGTCCAGCAAAAAATGACTGTACCCGCGCAATATTAGAATTCCCTAACCAATGAATAGCTGGCAAAGGCAAAGAAGCGTCAAAGTTTGACATTGCTTCACGAATGTACCCAAATTGACAAAGGAAATCTTTAGGCAAAACAAAAAACTGCAACACGGCAAAAGCAAAAACCAAAATAGCGGTAATAAAAATGGTTTTTACACCTCGTTCCTTTTCCGCAGGGAAAAAAGTGAAAAAAAGACGAAAAACAAAGTAGTAAAAGTAAAAGAAAAAATTATAACGCAAACCAAAAAGAGCCTCCCTAAAAGAAGAATGGTGAGCAAAAGCTATCACCAAAAGAAAAATAAGATAGGCGCCTATCAATACATCTGATAAAAGAAATTTTACTTTTTTGCCCCTAAAAAGCCAATACCAAAGAAGAGAAAAAAAGATACCCAAAACCAACCCCTCTTTGAGTAAACGAACAGGCTCCATATCTTGGGAGCTGACTCCTAATAAAAAACCGAGATAGGTTATTAAAAAAGCATAAAAAGGAATAAATATTAAAAGCAAATAGAAGGCTTGACGACGAAAGAGGAAACCGAAAACAACACTTAATCCTAAAACACTCCAGCTAATTACTTGCCACATCTCTTTTTTTATTTAAGCCACAAGACTTTTTCCTTAAAATCATCTAAACGTTCTAAAGCCATCAAAGTTCCTTTAGCTACTGAATAAAGAGGATTTTCAGCTACCTGACAAGGAATCCCGGTAATTTTTGAAAGCAGCTCGTCTGCTCGTCTCAACATTGATCCTCCCCCAGTCATCACCATACCTTTGTCAATAACATCAGCAGACAACTCTGGAGGGGTTTTTTGTAAAACTGATTTTACTGTTTGAATTATTTGCTGCCAAACTTCTTCTACAGCAGCAGCCACATCGTTTGATCCTACCACAATAGTTTCTGGCAAATTAGAAACAGCATTTGATCCTGATATCTCCATTGTTTTTTCTTTGCGTAAAGGAAGGGCGGCCCCAATTTTCATCTTCATTCTCTCTGCAGTTTTAGGCCCAATAATCAACTTATATTTCTTTCTAACATAGTTAACAATAGCTTCATCTATCTTTTCTCCCCCAATTCTCACACTTTCTGCCACCACAATATCACCTAAAGAAATAACCGCTACTTCAGTTGTGCCACCCCCAATATCAATAATAAGGTGACCCGAAGGTACACCTATGGGAATTTCAGCACCTAAAGCTGCGGCTACCGGTTCCTTAATAACATAAGCCTGTTTCGCGCCCGCTGAAATAGCCGCATCAATTACTGCCCGCCTTTCAGTAGAGGTGATCCCGGCCGGAACAGCAATCATCACTTCAGGCCTAACAAAAGAGAAAAAACCGGCAATTTTATCAAAAAAATAACGCAACATCCCTTCAGTAGTCTTATAACTAGCTATAACACCATCTCTAATAGGGTTAACAGCTATGATAGATTCAGGGGTTTTGCCCAACATATCTTCAGCTGCCTTACCTACTGCTAAAATCTTTTCCGTATCCGCTGAAACCGCTACCACAGAGGGTTCATTAATAACTACGCCTTTCCCCGGGACAGCAATTAAAGTGCTCCAAGTTCCTAAGTCAATAGCCAAGCGTTTAGCAATCATTTTCTTTCTTATTTTTTCTTCCTGCTTTCACCAACAAAACCTTACAGCTAAAATAACTCAAAAACAAACTCTTTGCAATCTTGTCGGATAATATATTTTAACTTATAATTAACCTTGCTTTAATGAGTGATCACGAAACTGCCAAAAATTCTTTTTTAAAAAAACTCCTCTTGTTTTGGATTGTTTTTGTTCTGCTTGCTTCAGTTTTAGGCACATTGCTAGTGCTCTATTCTCTTGGTTATAGATATGACTTTAAAAATAAAAAAATAGTTTTAGTTAGCGTGGCTTATATCAACTCCAGACCCCAAGGAGCAGAAATTTATTTGGAAGGAAAAAAGATAGGAGAAACAAAATTAACTCTTCCTGGCATTACCCCGGGAAATTATCATTTCTCCCTAAAAAAAGATGAGTTTTACGAGTGGTCAGCCAACATCAATATAGAGCCGTATTCTCTAATTGAGATTTCACCAGCGCTTTTTTACCAGAAACCTGAAACAACCACTTCAGTAAAATTTGACAAGCTTTTGGCTACTAAAAAAAGCAAGATCCTTTATCAAAAGAAAAACGCTATTTTTCTGCAGGATATAAACTCTGAAGCAACAGCTGAGAAAATCACTTTTTTAAAAGGTAATAAGGTTGTTTTCTCGTCCTCCTCTGACTATTTGGTAAATGAAACAGAAAAAGAGTGGATCATGTTTAATGGCAGCAAAAAAAGCATCATCTCTAAACCAAAGACAACAATTAAAAAATGGTTAATCTCCAATAAAGGAGAAATTTATTTCTTAAACCAAAAAAACGAGCTCTGGTTGGCAAAAGAACAAAAAACAGAAAAACTTTATTCAGATATTAAAGATTTTGACCTTAAACAAAATAAACTTTGGGTTATAACAAAAAAAGGAAAGTTTTTGCTTAAAGGCTTAACCACAGAAGCATTAGCAGAAAAAACCCTTTCTGTTACCAATGATTCTCTAGCCCCAATAGAGATAGCTTCTTTATCTTTTTGTAATTTTGAAAACATCTCCCAAACTGTATGTTTGTATAATCAGAAAGGCTATTTTGTTCTGCAAAACAAAAAACTTTATTGGTTGGGAAAGGATATAAAAAGTTTAACTGAAAAAGATAATTTGCTTGCTTGGCTTAATGCTGAAGGAGATATTTATATTTTTAAAAATGAACAAACCCAATTTATCAATCGCTATTTTGATGCCCCGCTTCAGATTAACTTTTTCTCTCCCGAACACTTAATTCTTCAGTATGCTCACTCAATCAAGATATTAGAGCTAGAGACTAAGCAGGAATTTAAAGTTTTTTCCAACTCCCAAAAAATTGTCCAAACAGAAGCCAGCAGTGAGAAAGAGATATTAATCATTACCAATAACTCTGCCATTAAAAGCAAAATTACCGAGGCTAGTTCTCTATGGCAAAAAGTTTTGCAAACTTTTAGAAAATAGGAGGCAAAAGATCAGGAGTGGGTCTAAGTTCGGGTTGGGGTTTGGGTTTTTCTTTTTCTAAAGAAGGCGAAATCTGTTTAGCTCTAACAATCAAACGTTTAAGATTTGTACCTACAGGCACGCAAGTCATTAAAGTAAGCGCTGGATAAGATAATTTGTCCATTACCCACGTATCTTTGGGCCAAACTACTAATTTTTCTGTTGTCTCATAAGTATAAAGCCTGTTTTGAAAAGTGAGGTAAATCTGATCTTTAATATCTATATTGGGCAAAAGAGCAAAAATAGTCTTATATTTTCCTTTTGAC
Encoded here:
- a CDS encoding O-antigen ligase family protein, with translation MWQVISWSVLGLSVVFGFLFRRQAFYLLLIFIPFYAFLITYLGFLLGVSSQDMEPVRLLKEGLVLGIFFSLLWYWLFRGKKVKFLLSDVLIGAYLIFLLVIAFAHHSSFREALFGLRYNFFFYFYYFVFRLFFTFFPAEKERGVKTIFITAILVFAFAVLQFFVLPKDFLCQFGYIREAMSNFDASLPLPAIHWLGNSNIARVQSFFAGPNQLASFCLIVLFLALGGGTRSKYLNWVAASLSLLVLGLTFSRSAWLGGIIGLSLFVFLIARTNIKLKAGILGFGIGVLAVLAYVFKARFYEIFIRPSSSAWHWVSLRDAWHSFLSTPWGIGLGKVGPASQWLKNAFISENYYLQIGLETGWLGLVFFLLPVLVLLWEFWQKQSLKTKAVFCLFLSLLVSSFFLHTLADGVLAIYLGLSLAWAQTNIEQ
- a CDS encoding PEGA domain-containing protein — encoded protein: MSDHETAKNSFLKKLLLFWIVFVLLASVLGTLLVLYSLGYRYDFKNKKIVLVSVAYINSRPQGAEIYLEGKKIGETKLTLPGITPGNYHFSLKKDEFYEWSANINIEPYSLIEISPALFYQKPETTTSVKFDKLLATKKSKILYQKKNAIFLQDINSEATAEKITFLKGNKVVFSSSSDYLVNETEKEWIMFNGSKKSIISKPKTTIKKWLISNKGEIYFLNQKNELWLAKEQKTEKLYSDIKDFDLKQNKLWVITKKGKFLLKGLTTEALAEKTLSVTNDSLAPIEIASLSFCNFENISQTVCLYNQKGYFVLQNKKLYWLGKDIKSLTEKDNLLAWLNAEGDIYIFKNEQTQFINRYFDAPLQINFFSPEHLILQYAHSIKILELETKQEFKVFSNSQKIVQTEASSEKEILIITNNSAIKSKITEASSLWQKVLQTFRK
- a CDS encoding rod shape-determining protein, with translation MIAKRLAIDLGTWSTLIAVPGKGVVINEPSVVAVSADTEKILAVGKAAEDMLGKTPESIIAVNPIRDGVIASYKTTEGMLRYFFDKIAGFFSFVRPEVMIAVPAGITSTERRAVIDAAISAGAKQAYVIKEPVAAALGAEIPIGVPSGHLIIDIGGGTTEVAVISLGDIVVAESVRIGGEKIDEAIVNYVRKKYKLIIGPKTAERMKMKIGAALPLRKEKTMEISGSNAVSNLPETIVVGSNDVAAAVEEVWQQIIQTVKSVLQKTPPELSADVIDKGMVMTGGGSMLRRADELLSKITGIPCQVAENPLYSVAKGTLMALERLDDFKEKVLWLK